In Eulemur rufifrons isolate Redbay chromosome 15, OSU_ERuf_1, whole genome shotgun sequence, the genomic stretch ttggggagAGAAATGGACTAATCTTCCCAAGGACTCTGTAATTTTGTGTAATTATAAGCAAGAGAAGTACACCCTTGGGCATATTTGGATCATTTGGTTTATTTGCCATTTAATGCaactttaaaatcaaaatgttcCAAGATCAATGCaatggcataaaataaaataaaataaaaatgagaattatcatattaataaaatccaaataGAGTTGGTTAGATGCTGAGCTTCCACACAGAGCAGAACCTGAATGTATTTTTAGGATGCAGAATTATACCAGTGTTAGAAATGTGACATCAGTAATAAATGTTCCAAGGCTACAGAAAAATTCTCCCCATCTTGTTTTTAtggatattttttatatgttcatgtagcaaataaaaaataaaacaatcttttgTACATCCAGTTCTACAAGGTTTCTCATTTTGTAGAGACAATTGTACTGGAGTACTGGAATATCAATGGCACTTTAAcctaactaataaaaaaaaatctaaactatttAGGTACTGTATACCTCAGTAGAAGTGAAATAGTATATATAGCATTGTATTAGAGATTAATAGAATAGACACTAATTCCTTTTGTAGATCTCAAAGTAAGGAATATAAGGCAGAATGGGACCACACCAAGTGTTGAATGAGGGACTGATGACCAAAGCCCATGGACGTTCAGGTGCACAAGAGAGAGGTGTGGAAACTAAACCTTCTAGCCTTTCTAAGAGCAGAAAGTATCAGGTCAGTACATTTAAATGCAAAGTAAGCATCATAGTCATTTAGAAGGAAAAGACCAAAGAAGAAGAAGGTAGCATGGAAAAGAGAAGGCATTCTAGCAATGTCTTTGTTCTTGACCCACAAAGCTCTGTCACTCAGGGATCCAGGGGCCTAGTCACATTAGTAACCCCTCCCTCACCCAGTGCTTTTAACTGATAGCTGAAACACTTCTCaagaacaaattaatttttaaaaagtcaatggaAAAGTGCTATTTGGTTCCTAGAAGTGTTCCTGATTGATTAGTTACATTCTGGCAAGGGGAGAAAAAAGTCTACACTTTCaataacagaaaatctaaattaagtaaaataatttccattCCCTATCCCTGCCCCAAAATATTAGTGGCCAAAAGGCCCATTTTTCAATTCTGTAAAAATTCAATCATAAACATCAAgcaggcttttttgttttgttttgttttgttttttagccaATAGCAGACATTTTCAAACTAGTGTGCGTGTGCAACGCTTGTTAAAAGTGCATATTTCTGGGCTCTATTTCCAAAAATTCAGATTCAGAAGTCCTGGGTAGGCCTtaagaatttgctttttaaacaaatgttccAGGTGATTCTCATACAAAGTGATCTGGAGATCACGCTTTGAGAAACACCATCCCAGAgtaaattcttcctttccattttagtTTAAGTCATAGCAAATTGTGCCTAGACAGGTTCCTTGGTGTTAGTTCTGAAAAGCAAGTGGACACAATTCAGCCAGAGATCAATGATCAAAGCATGGTGGAGATACCCAGCCTCCAAACACGGGTTCAGGGAGATTCTCCGAATGGAAGCAAATTTATCTACCCAGAGACATCTAATCTGTCCACAGCCCATGCATTACCCAACTTGGACGGCTGTCCCTCTGGGGTTATCCTTGGTTTTAGGAAGCCCACCTcaatattttccagatttttaccTCTTTTGGTGATAGTATAGAAATGTAATCTTCATATATCATTCTGGCCTTTTCTTCAATTACTTTTTTGTTCTGCTCTTTCTTTAAGTCTTCACAGGCAAGCCAGAAAAGCAGGTTCTCTTCACTGTATTCTGTCCGGAGGAATTCTCTGAAAAGGTTTCTTCCGGCTGGGGCCTTCATCATCTTGTCAAAATTTTGAGACCAGGACAAGACTTCCTCTGTGGTGGGGTTTTGGCTGCAGAGACAGAATGGGGCCTTTATCAAAGGGAACTTTGACCCCTGATGCTAGACCAGGTAAGGAGAGCTGCGGACGGAAAGTCTATCCATTGCTGCCATCTAGTGGTCAGTATTTTGCCACTCACTCCAGCCTGATCTGGCAAATAAATATCTGGGCAGGACTATGTCGGGTCTTGACAAAATTCATGAAGGCACAAGAGGCGTGTGAGGGAGCCAAGCATTCACATGGCAAGGGGCCATTTACAGTATGCGTGCAGGTCACCATAAATTCCTAATGAAGCCTGGAAATGTTCAAACTAACAATATGTTGCAAGTTGATAGTAACAGCGTATAAGGCTCGTAGGACAAactgaaatttttctttgcttctgagACAGATTTCTGCTTTCCAACCATAagacacagtttaaaaaaaaaaatctggtatcCACTTTTTTCATTTGTCACTGGATCTGAAATAATACACTGCATGAACTTGTCACATATTTTCCTAAACTTTAAGAAGTTTTCTATGAAAAGTTATGAATGGTTAGCCATGAATGGAATTATCAAAGTTGGGATGCAAAGGGCTTTCATAATAACACTGGGGACTTTTTTGATATCTATGTACAGATTTTTAGTGACTGCGTAACTGCAGAAGCCACGAGTCATTAGTCCACTTGCTTATACATCAAAGCAGAGGAAGGGGAAGCTTGAAGATTCTTGTGGTTAAAATGATCCTGATCTTGCTTTCCCATTAATTGGTCTATTTATTATAATCATTTCTCAACCTAAAATATATCTGGTCaaataagtatttatattttattttttcttactttttggaCCAGGTATTTTACATAGATTTTTACTATTCCATAATGTCTGAACCTCCttattgacttaaaaaaaaaattaaaatttaaaaagcttaaaaattacTATGAAGCATGATTATTAAAACCTTTTCAtaaaaagcagagagagaaagaaagcacttATAATTATATGGATAGTctatttgtgttttgattttgttcCATAGGTACTGCATTTCAGCTTTTCATTTAGTAGAAAACACTTGGTCAGAGTCTGTTCTGATGGTCCAGGAGCCCGCTGGGTGCCTGACAGCCTGCAACAATCCATTCCCATCTTGTCGTGTGTTTAGACAATTCCCTTATAAATAGAACCTAAAAATtattctcagaaatggaaaataaagaagtaGGGTGATTTGGGGGGGGGCTATTCatgtaataatttttactttttgaaagagaaagataaactTAGGCAACATTTTAGCCAGTGTCTTCATATagctaatagaaaaaaatggatgaaaaacaaTTGCAATGTCAAAATCTTCCAGATTGAGTTTGTGTTCATTCCACAAAGTCATTTTGAAGAGTACAATGAAGCAAAAGATAATACTTTGGCACTCAACAGGTGTAAATGGCATATAAATATGAGAAACAATTACTATGTGGCTCTCACACTCACCATTCCTCTAGGACCTGGATGCTCTCCATTTTTGTAGTAAGCGGAGGTCTTGCAGcattttcccctctttcttcATTCCTAACAGTGAGGCTGTAAGGCAGCATAACACTTTCTTTTGTCAAGGGTAATccaaatagcaaaagaaaatactaaGTTTTGCAGGAGAAACATTTCACAGAAGATTTTACTTTCAACTGTGTGAGACTATTTCAAGCATAAAAAGAgcaataccatttttaaaatgatgagtaAGCCTGTGTCaattaaaggaaagagaataatttcttaataaaatactaaagtAAATCAGAATCTCAAAAATGGATGTTAACATTCTGACTTCATCCTTACATACGCAAATTACTTAAAATCTCCAAGATACTTACATGATTAAACACTTTAATACTTGATGTAAATCATTACAttagtctatttatttattttatattttttatagaggcagggtctcgttatgttgcccaggctggtctcaaactcctggcctcaaatgatcctctcacctcagcttcccaaagtgctgtgattaccggcatgagccacagtgTCCAGCCTACATAATTCTTTAAATGGAAAGCCACTTTGACTTCTGGTTAGTTCTATGCATAGTTTGTTTTCCACTTATTCCCCACTCCTTAATAGCTAAGAAGATAAAATGTGTCAGAATTTGATACAGATTTTGCTTAATTTACATCATCCTTCCCTGCAGAATAAGTTGCTGTCCTCAGTAACATCATTCCCCCAACTACTAAAAATCAAGCTACTGGATTTATaggtgactttttctttctcctttcatccCAGTTAGTCAATCTCCAATAGCTTGTGAGGGATAGGCCAGAGGGTTTGGAATAGGAAAGCATTGGGTGGGAGGAGTCTCTGCATTTCTAGGACATAGGTTTGGGAATTCTAAAGGATTATAGGATCTGGGATAATCCCATGGATTTTAGCAACCCAGAGTAAGAATTGTCCGATTCAGATAAACTGTATCTGAGCAGTGCCTTAGGGTGGAACACCCAAGGTTCTAGGTGTAGACTAGAAATATTGGGTAGTTATGGGGAGATGCTAAGAAACAAGGTGGGGAAAATGACTCAATGGTCTTGGAAAACTCAGGCTTTTAAATCAGCCAACTGATACCTCTGTCTGGAAGCCAAGGAGCTTCAGGAGAGCCTGTCAGGGAGCGAAGGAAGTTCAGATAACAtctctttcatttgttcattctttcatttatttactccaTGAGAGgcaatggaaaatattattttttagggcctactatgtgccaggcaccattctttTAGTATTGatgttattgtccccattttacagatgagcaaagtgaGGTGCAGAGCTGTCTGGCAGGTTGGTCAAAATTGAACACTGAATATGTGACATGGAGTTTGAAGCCTACTCTTTTGAACAACCCTGTATTTTTACTGAGTGCCCACTATGAGCCAGGCCCTCTGACAAGACACTGAGGAAATATACCAGTGATTATGTGAATGCAGAAAAAGGTTAGT encodes the following:
- the RGS17 gene encoding regulator of G-protein signaling 17, whose amino-acid sequence is MRKRQQSQNEGTPAVSQAPGNQRPNNTCCFCWCCCCSCSCLTVRNEERGENAARPPLTTKMESIQVLEECQNPTTEEVLSWSQNFDKMMKAPAGRNLFREFLRTEYSEENLLFWLACEDLKKEQNKKVIEEKARMIYEDYISILSPKEVSLDSRVREVINRNLLDPNPHMYEDAQLQIYTLMHRDSFPRFLNSQIYKSFVESTAGSSSES